One genomic window of Ctenopharyngodon idella isolate HZGC_01 chromosome 18, HZGC01, whole genome shotgun sequence includes the following:
- the treh gene encoding trehalase — protein MHCLIVTIFSSVLFCSGNMLLAPCDSPIYCTGEVLRQVQMAKLFDDDKYFVDMKLTTAPEVVVEAFANLTSGFPNKTVPSSELQKFLQTYFEEPGKEFEQWNPPDWHSKPKFLSRVSDSKYRSWAEELHGLWKSLGRKIRDDVRDHPELYSQIYTPYPVVVPGGRFRELYYWDSYWVINGLLLSEMTETARGMILNFMFLVERYGFVPNGGRVYYERRSQPPFLPLMVESFYEVTRDKDFLGQVLPALEREYSFWMQNRSHVVAINGLTHILNRYNVPVDRPRPESYSDDVELAEGLSTEAQKRLWVELTSGAESGWDFSSRWYIDITGRNNGTLSDTQTSSILPADLNAIMCRNERLLASFHRILGNEEKAAEYDKALSARIIAVESLLWDAERGAWFDFSLVNETRHLSFYPSNLAPLWARCYSKLEMGDQAVQYLRASGGLDYPNGVPTSLSESGQQWDMPNAWPPLQHMIIEGLSGLDSAHAKEIAFSLAQRWIQTNWRAYIKYEAMFEKYDVNGDGKPGGGGEYEVQLGFGWTNGVALQLLDQYGDRLSSGGCVLNASVLIGLIYPLLKSLF, from the exons ATGCACTGCTTAATTGTGACAATCTTTTCATCCGTCCTTTTCTGTTCCGGAAACATGCTTCTGGCACCTTGTGACAG CCCAATCTACTGCACAGGAGAAGTCCTGCGACAGGTCCAGATGGCTAAACTGTTTGATGATGATAAGTACTTTGTAGATATGAAGTTGACTACAGCTCCTG AGGTCGTTGTGGAGGCTTTTGCAAATCTGACCTCAGGGTTCCCAAACAAGACCGTCCCATCCTCAGAGCTACAGAAGTTCCTGCAAACATACTTTGAAGAGCCGGGTAAGGAGTTTGAGCAGTGGAACCCCCCAGACTGGCATTCAAA GCCAAAATTCTTATCCAGGGTGTCTGACTCTAAATATCGCAGTTGGGCTGAAGAACTGCATGGTTTGTGGAAGTCTCTTGGTCGAAAG ATCCGTGATGATGTCAGAGACCACCCAGAGCTGTACTCGCAGATTTACACCCCATACCCAGTCGTCGTGCCTGGTGGCCGCTTTAGAGAACTCTATTACTG GGACTCTTATTGGGTAATAAACGGCCTCCTTTTGTCTGAGATGACCGAGACAGCTCGAGGAATGATTCTGAACTTCATGTTCCTTGTGGAAAG ATACGGCTTTGTCCCAAACGGTGGTCGAGTTTATTACGAGCGGCGCAGTCAGCCTCCCTTCCTTCCCCTAATGGTGGAAAGCTTCTATGAGGTCACCAGAGACAAAGATTTCCTCGG gcaGGTTTTGCCAGCGCTGGAAAGAGAGTACAGCTTTTGGATGCAGAATCGCTCTCATGTTGTGGCGATAAATGGACTGACTCACATCCTGAATCGATATAATGTACCGGTGGACAGGCCCAG GCCTGAGTCCTACAGTGATGATGTCGAACTGGCTGAGGGTCTGTCAACAG AGGCTCAGAAGAGACTTTGGGTGGAATTGACATCTGGGGCAGAGTCCGGCTGGGATTTCTCTTCTCGCTGGTATATAGACATCACAGGCAGAAACAACGGCACCCTGAGCGACACACAGACAAGCTCCATCCTGCCTGCTGACCTCAATGCCATTATGTGCCGCAATGAGCGTCTGCTGGCCTCCTTCCACAGGATTCTGG GTAATGAAGAGAAGGCAGCGGAATATGACAAGGCACTTTCTGCTAGAATTATAGCGGTTGAAAGCCTGCTGTGGGATGCAGAGAGAGGAGCCTGGTTTGATTTCAGCCTGGTGAACGAGACCCGGCACCTGTCCTTCTACCCATCTAACCTGGCACCTCTCTGGGCACGCTGTTACTCTAAGCTGGAGATGGGCGATCAGGCCGTGCAGTACCTGAGA GCTAGTGGAGGTCTGGACTATCCTAATGGGGTTCCCACCTCTCTTAGTGAAAGTGGGCAGCAGTGGGACATGCCCAACGCCTGGCCTCCGCTTCAACACATGATTATAGAAG GTCTCTCCGGGCTCGATTCAGCCCACGCTAAAGAGATCGCCTTCAGTTTGGCCCAACGGTGGATACAGACCAACTGGCGGGCGTACATCAAATATGAGGCCATGTTTGAGAAG TACGATGTCAACGGTGATGGAAAGCCCGGAGGAGGTGGCGAGTATGAAGTTCAG TTGGGATTCGGATGGACCAATGGGGTTGCTCTGCAGTTGCTGGACCAGTATGGTGATAGGCTGAGCTCTGGAGGGTGTGTCCTGAATGCCAGCGTTCTGATTGGACTCATCTATCCCTTATTAAAATCTCTGTTCTAA